A genomic stretch from Serratia entomophila includes:
- a CDS encoding BaiN/RdsA family NAD(P)/FAD-dependent oxidoreductase, protein MEQFDVVVIGAGAAGMFCAAQAGQLGCRVLLLDNGKKPGRKILMSGGGRCNFTNMYAEPAAYLSHNPHFCKSALARYTQWDFIDLINRYGIAYHEKTLGQLFCDDSAQQVVELLVKECELGQVTTRLRSEVLGVEKTEQGFELALNGVKVSTRSLVVASGGLSMPGLGASPFGYKLAEQFGLKVLPTRAALVPFTLHKPLLEHLQTLSGVSVPAVITAENGVSFRESILFTHRGLSGPAVLQLSSYWQPGEYVSVNLLPALDLAGFLEEQRQAHPNQSLKNTLALHLPKRLVECLQTLGQLPEATLKQLNPAQQAALVDTLQNWRVQPNGTEGYRTAEVTLGGVDTKELSSKTMEANKVPGLYFIGEVVDVTGWLGGYNFQWAWSSAWACAQALATSADS, encoded by the coding sequence GTGGAACAGTTTGATGTCGTGGTAATAGGTGCGGGCGCCGCGGGCATGTTTTGCGCCGCACAGGCGGGGCAGCTCGGCTGCCGGGTGCTGCTGCTCGACAACGGCAAAAAACCGGGGCGCAAAATCCTGATGTCCGGCGGCGGGCGCTGCAACTTCACCAATATGTACGCCGAGCCGGCGGCCTACCTGTCGCACAACCCGCATTTTTGCAAATCTGCGCTGGCGCGTTATACCCAGTGGGATTTTATCGATCTGATTAACCGCTACGGCATCGCCTACCATGAAAAAACGCTGGGCCAGCTGTTCTGCGACGACTCTGCGCAGCAGGTGGTCGAACTGCTGGTCAAGGAGTGCGAACTGGGCCAGGTGACGACGCGCCTGCGCAGCGAAGTGCTGGGCGTAGAAAAAACCGAACAGGGTTTCGAGCTGGCGCTGAATGGCGTAAAAGTAAGTACTCGCTCACTTGTGGTGGCCAGCGGCGGTCTTTCGATGCCGGGGCTGGGCGCTTCGCCGTTCGGCTATAAGCTGGCGGAGCAGTTTGGCCTGAAAGTCTTGCCGACGCGCGCCGCGCTGGTGCCTTTTACTCTGCATAAACCGCTGCTGGAGCACTTGCAGACGCTGTCCGGCGTCTCGGTGCCGGCGGTGATCACCGCCGAAAACGGCGTCAGCTTCCGCGAAAGCATCCTGTTCACCCACCGCGGGCTGTCTGGCCCGGCGGTGCTGCAGCTTTCCAGCTACTGGCAACCTGGCGAGTATGTGAGCGTTAACTTACTCCCTGCGCTGGATCTGGCGGGGTTCCTTGAGGAACAGCGTCAGGCGCACCCGAACCAAAGCCTGAAAAACACGCTGGCGCTGCACCTGCCGAAGCGGTTGGTGGAATGCCTGCAGACGCTGGGGCAACTGCCGGAGGCGACGCTGAAGCAGCTGAACCCGGCGCAGCAGGCGGCGCTGGTGGATACCCTGCAGAACTGGCGGGTGCAGCCGAACGGCACCGAAGGTTACCGCACTGCGGAAGTGACGCTCGGCGGCGTCGACACCAAAGAGCTGTCTTCCAAAACCATGGAGGCCAACAAGGTGCCGGGCCTGTACTTTATCGGCGAAGTGGTGGATGTGACAGGGTGGTTGGGCGGTTATAACTTCCAGTGGGCCTGGAGCTCGGCCTGGGCCTGCGCGCAGGCGCTGGCGACGTCTGCGGACAGCTAA
- a CDS encoding VOC family protein yields MRPFSLKKIDHIVLRVCDLEKSIQFYTQILGCEIARRRPDLGLVHLRAGVSMIDLVDVDGVLGKKGGMHPDARQQNVDHFCLRIEPFNEGELLAYLQAQGIGAAPAESRYGAEGDGPSIYFTDPDGNHVELKGPAAQA; encoded by the coding sequence ATGCGCCCATTCAGCCTGAAGAAAATCGATCACATCGTACTGCGCGTCTGTGACCTGGAAAAAAGCATTCAATTTTATACCCAGATACTGGGCTGCGAGATCGCCAGACGGCGCCCCGACCTGGGGTTGGTGCACCTGCGCGCCGGCGTTTCCATGATTGATTTGGTCGACGTCGACGGCGTGCTGGGAAAAAAAGGCGGCATGCATCCCGATGCCCGGCAGCAGAACGTTGACCACTTCTGCCTGCGTATCGAGCCTTTCAACGAAGGCGAACTGCTGGCATATTTGCAGGCGCAGGGGATCGGCGCGGCTCCCGCCGAGTCGCGATACGGCGCAGAAGGCGACGGGCCGTCCATTTACTTCACCGATCCGGACGGCAATCACGTGGAGCTGAAAGGGCCGGCGGCGCAGGCGTAA
- a CDS encoding virulence factor SrfC family protein yields MKTIKGLSGDIVQAIDWVAATRQGCPRLEREADNLTLRLRRCYNRATLLEHAARRPAAIGLYGHNAAAKSHLLAALAPGAELLGGDAALRVRYCSMSTAPPPAYPIAVRLLDEARLLSMTIGAALMGGFRPDGDARAIAAHLQALERHRQPMAIDGMDSNAVLALWDGLRRHGGQWQQALDRLFWPQAVALAPYLSIDDRARLFAPLWGEDTALTARYRQLAHSLHALGCSERVQAPRRLLDPLAVAAPNEIKVDLLTESGARIEIPLADLAWLAAEVATALPTGLPSDVELLDIPAGSHCPDAEPLVRLQQAKRAELLISCADALHANLLLITDAAATPQDAGRVGQALGYWVTQTQGQSAQLRSRRRPGLIWAVTPFDAHRREKRRPDDAVQRGVGEPGDSWATLLAMDERDCRRMVEYLAAQAHPALKQARIVELRQELRRELSDSLLGNWLTAGDPQRAGPLLRALQARAGAHGELLEWLLPQRDRLRQLFAQHRHAAPAPAAAPAFDPEIDLFSEVSSTGAAPLGHGRSTFARRAFADWVNHLRNLPDNPQLLALLGVDKPHLEILADALINAACRLQIAEALERALANETLPEQGEDRQIGQALTVLGDFVAWLGFQRRDAALRPASRVNHGHPIFTPPPQPAVDWGNRQRLARLAPTPAKNAAFYIFDWLVGLQALLAENAAAAPALEAAARATLAEIVARICDADGA; encoded by the coding sequence ATGAAAACGATCAAGGGCCTCAGTGGCGACATTGTGCAGGCGATAGACTGGGTGGCCGCAACGCGGCAAGGGTGCCCGCGCCTGGAACGGGAGGCCGACAACCTGACGCTGCGTTTGCGCCGCTGCTACAACCGGGCAACGCTGTTGGAGCACGCCGCACGCCGGCCTGCCGCCATCGGTCTCTATGGCCATAACGCCGCCGCCAAAAGCCACCTGCTGGCGGCGCTGGCGCCCGGCGCCGAGCTGCTGGGCGGAGACGCCGCGCTGAGGGTGCGCTATTGCTCGATGAGCACCGCCCCGCCGCCCGCTTACCCGATCGCCGTCAGGCTGCTCGACGAAGCCCGGCTGCTCTCCATGACGATCGGCGCCGCACTCATGGGCGGCTTCCGCCCGGATGGCGATGCGCGTGCGATAGCCGCTCACCTGCAGGCGCTGGAACGCCACCGCCAGCCCATGGCCATCGACGGTATGGACAGCAACGCCGTGTTGGCGCTGTGGGACGGCCTGCGCCGCCACGGCGGCCAATGGCAGCAAGCGCTGGATCGGCTTTTTTGGCCGCAGGCCGTCGCGCTGGCGCCGTATCTGAGCATTGACGATCGCGCCCGCCTGTTTGCACCGCTGTGGGGGGAAGATACGGCGCTGACCGCCCGCTACCGCCAACTGGCGCACAGCCTGCACGCCCTGGGCTGCAGCGAGCGGGTGCAGGCCCCGCGCCGCCTGTTGGATCCGCTGGCCGTTGCCGCGCCCAACGAGATCAAGGTCGATCTGCTGACGGAAAGCGGCGCGAGGATTGAGATCCCGCTGGCCGACCTGGCGTGGCTGGCCGCCGAGGTCGCCACCGCTTTGCCCACCGGTTTGCCCAGCGATGTTGAGCTGCTCGATATTCCCGCCGGCAGCCACTGCCCGGACGCTGAGCCGCTGGTGCGCCTGCAGCAGGCCAAACGCGCCGAGCTGCTGATTAGCTGCGCCGACGCCCTGCACGCCAATCTGCTGCTCATTACCGATGCGGCCGCTACGCCGCAGGACGCCGGCCGGGTAGGCCAGGCGCTCGGATATTGGGTCACACAGACTCAGGGGCAGAGCGCGCAACTGCGCAGCCGCCGCCGGCCCGGCTTAATCTGGGCGGTTACGCCGTTCGATGCGCACCGCCGGGAGAAACGGCGCCCCGACGACGCCGTGCAACGCGGCGTCGGCGAGCCCGGCGACAGCTGGGCCACGCTGCTGGCGATGGACGAACGCGACTGCCGCCGCATGGTGGAGTATCTGGCGGCGCAGGCGCACCCGGCCTTGAAACAGGCGCGCATTGTTGAGCTGCGGCAGGAGCTGCGGCGCGAACTGAGCGACAGCCTGCTCGGCAACTGGCTCACCGCCGGGGATCCGCAGCGCGCCGGGCCTCTGCTACGCGCCCTTCAGGCCCGGGCCGGCGCGCACGGCGAACTGTTGGAATGGCTGCTGCCGCAGCGCGACAGGCTGCGGCAGCTGTTCGCACAGCACCGGCACGCTGCTCCCGCGCCGGCTGCCGCCCCGGCGTTCGATCCTGAGATCGATCTGTTCAGCGAGGTGAGTTCCACCGGGGCCGCACCGCTGGGGCATGGCCGTTCAACGTTTGCCCGGCGGGCGTTCGCGGATTGGGTCAACCACCTGCGCAACCTGCCGGACAATCCCCAACTGTTGGCCCTGCTGGGCGTCGATAAACCGCACCTGGAGATATTGGCCGATGCGTTGATCAACGCCGCCTGCCGGCTGCAGATAGCCGAAGCGCTGGAACGCGCACTGGCGAACGAAACCTTGCCGGAGCAGGGTGAGGATCGCCAGATCGGCCAGGCGCTGACTGTGTTGGGCGATTTCGTCGCCTGGCTGGGGTTCCAGCGGCGCGATGCGGCGCTGCGCCCCGCCAGCCGCGTCAACCACGGCCATCCGATCTTTACCCCGCCGCCGCAGCCCGCGGTGGACTGGGGCAACCGGCAGCGGCTGGCCAGGCTGGCGCCCACCCCGGCGAAAAACGCCGCCTTTTATATCTTTGACTGGCTGGTCGGCCTGCAGGCGCTGCTGGCGGAGAATGCGGCGGCGGCCCCGGCGCTCGAGGCAGCGGCGCGCGCAACGCTGGCGGAAATTGTGGCAAGGATTTGCGACGCGGACGGCGCCTGA
- a CDS encoding virulence factor SrfB, with the protein MLAPLTDYQQTVTLIQDSGIQFLDFALTPLLEADFPGKFVRQTASGPLLRLQWDADGGKYLLPAQPGQAAEVVRPEFSYPLQQSLRLLDNAWLPLPMFRHTPSGVCLAGPDNWARMQILRLDKPDRDGNLLRVVLAFDTRIAAPGQEALAPSESDLATGLHFALAHRNHELGEFLDLTWVDGWLRETFSQRAAALEQRGEAELHAGLKTFEYQAHYLNLLHMLGHQLAVPQIKMVGAAGQQPAINVDLILDVGNSHTCGVLAEEHPEENNGLKQAYELQLRSLSAPHRVYNELFESRVEFAAASFGKANLSFQSGRDDAFVWPSIVRVGSEAVQLAQQRQGSEGATGISSPRRYLWDEERYAPGWRFNSPQEPMAAAAPLTSLINDEGVPLSTLPAAERLPVFAAHYSRSAVMTLMLTELLAQALMQINSAAQRSKMPSAAAPRRLRTIILTLPSAMPKPEREIFRRRMQEAIGLVWKALGWHPQDAPFDGEHARVAVPQVHLEWDEATCGQMVYLYNETQVNFAGRTDAFFANMARPDRPLAPGEQPGKTLRIASIDIGGGTTDLAITQYALDDGVGNNIKINPRLLFREGFKVAGDDILLDVIRLFILPAVQQALEDAGVAAPAAVMDKLFGNEGRMDGFSTLRQQATLQMFMPAGRALLAAYEEYDPLDAHAEIAVNLGELLPQPPTPQVLAFINGEVLREEGVTEFDILHTPLAIRLAALHAAFLSDRIGIGHCLRLLCEVVALYTCDVLLLTGRPARFPGIQALLRHLQPLPASRILPLEGYHTRSWYPFNKRGRIDNPKSTAAVGAMLCLLAIDLRLESFYFNVGDFQPYSTIRHLGMLDGNNMLADDNVYYRDIDLDRADFTLDPSGGFQLRGPLRLGFRQLDNERWPASPLYTLAITDPQLARKVAGDATIGLRLAITGSGQYGAEGVKIAQALLGDGSPVPAHQLQLKLNTLAAGASGATHYWIDSGSIYTR; encoded by the coding sequence ATGCTGGCACCCCTCACGGACTATCAACAGACCGTTACGCTGATTCAGGACAGCGGCATCCAGTTTCTGGACTTTGCCCTGACGCCGCTGTTGGAGGCCGATTTTCCGGGCAAGTTTGTCCGCCAGACGGCGAGCGGCCCGCTGCTGCGGCTGCAATGGGACGCCGACGGCGGCAAATATCTGCTGCCCGCCCAACCGGGGCAGGCCGCCGAAGTGGTGCGCCCGGAATTCAGCTACCCGCTGCAGCAATCGCTGCGCCTGCTGGATAACGCCTGGCTACCGCTGCCGATGTTCCGCCACACCCCGTCCGGCGTGTGTTTAGCCGGGCCGGATAACTGGGCGCGCATGCAAATCCTGCGGTTGGACAAACCGGATCGGGACGGCAATCTGCTGCGAGTGGTGCTGGCCTTCGATACCCGCATCGCCGCGCCGGGCCAGGAGGCATTAGCCCCGAGCGAGAGCGATCTCGCCACCGGGCTGCACTTCGCACTGGCGCACCGCAACCATGAGCTGGGCGAGTTCCTCGATCTGACCTGGGTGGACGGCTGGCTGCGCGAAACCTTCAGCCAGCGCGCGGCCGCTCTGGAACAGCGCGGCGAGGCGGAGCTGCACGCCGGGTTGAAAACCTTCGAGTATCAGGCGCACTACCTCAACCTGCTGCACATGCTCGGCCACCAGCTGGCGGTGCCGCAGATAAAAATGGTCGGCGCGGCGGGGCAACAGCCGGCAATCAACGTCGATCTGATCCTCGACGTCGGCAATTCCCACACCTGCGGCGTGCTGGCCGAGGAACACCCGGAAGAAAACAACGGTCTGAAACAGGCCTACGAGCTGCAACTGCGTTCACTGTCCGCGCCACACCGGGTTTACAACGAGCTGTTCGAAAGCCGGGTCGAGTTCGCGGCGGCCTCGTTTGGCAAAGCCAACCTCTCGTTCCAGAGCGGGCGCGACGATGCTTTCGTTTGGCCTTCAATCGTCCGGGTAGGCAGCGAGGCGGTACAGCTGGCGCAGCAGCGCCAGGGCAGTGAAGGCGCCACCGGCATTTCCAGCCCGCGCCGTTATCTGTGGGACGAAGAACGCTATGCCCCCGGCTGGCGTTTCAACAGCCCGCAGGAGCCGATGGCCGCCGCTGCGCCGCTGACCAGCTTGATCAACGACGAAGGCGTGCCGTTATCCACGCTGCCTGCGGCCGAACGCCTGCCGGTATTCGCCGCCCATTACAGCCGCAGCGCGGTAATGACTCTGATGCTGACCGAACTGCTGGCGCAGGCGCTGATGCAGATCAACAGCGCCGCCCAACGCAGCAAAATGCCGAGCGCCGCCGCCCCGCGCCGCCTGCGCACCATCATCCTGACGCTGCCTTCGGCGATGCCCAAGCCGGAGCGTGAAATTTTCCGCCGCCGCATGCAGGAAGCCATCGGCCTGGTGTGGAAGGCGCTGGGCTGGCACCCGCAGGATGCGCCGTTCGACGGTGAGCACGCCCGCGTTGCCGTGCCGCAGGTGCACCTGGAATGGGACGAGGCCACCTGCGGCCAGATGGTATATCTGTATAACGAAACCCAGGTGAACTTCGCCGGCCGCACCGACGCCTTCTTCGCCAATATGGCCCGGCCGGATCGGCCGTTGGCGCCGGGAGAACAGCCGGGGAAAACCTTGCGCATCGCCTCCATCGACATCGGCGGCGGCACCACCGATCTGGCCATTACCCAATACGCGTTGGATGACGGTGTCGGCAACAACATCAAAATCAATCCGCGCCTGCTGTTCCGTGAAGGGTTTAAGGTCGCCGGCGACGATATTCTGCTGGACGTCATTCGGCTGTTTATCCTGCCTGCGGTGCAGCAGGCGCTCGAAGACGCCGGGGTCGCCGCGCCGGCGGCGGTGATGGATAAGCTGTTCGGCAACGAAGGCCGCATGGACGGGTTCTCCACCCTGCGCCAGCAGGCCACGCTGCAGATGTTCATGCCCGCCGGGCGTGCGCTGTTGGCAGCCTACGAGGAATACGATCCGCTGGACGCCCATGCGGAAATTGCCGTCAACCTCGGCGAGCTGCTGCCGCAACCGCCCACGCCGCAGGTGCTGGCCTTTATCAACGGCGAGGTGCTGCGTGAAGAGGGCGTCACCGAGTTCGATATTCTGCATACCCCGCTGGCGATCCGCCTGGCTGCTCTGCACGCCGCCTTCCTGTCCGACCGGATCGGCATCGGCCACTGCCTGCGCCTGCTCTGCGAGGTGGTGGCGCTGTACACCTGCGACGTACTGTTGCTGACCGGCCGCCCGGCGCGCTTCCCGGGCATTCAGGCGCTGCTGCGCCATCTGCAGCCGCTGCCCGCCAGCCGCATTTTACCGCTGGAGGGCTACCACACCCGCAGCTGGTATCCGTTTAACAAACGCGGCCGCATCGACAACCCCAAATCCACCGCCGCCGTGGGCGCCATGCTGTGCCTGCTGGCGATCGATCTGCGCCTGGAGAGCTTTTATTTCAACGTCGGGGATTTTCAGCCTTATTCCACCATTCGCCATCTGGGCATGCTGGACGGCAATAACATGCTGGCCGACGACAACGTCTATTATCGCGATATCGATCTGGATCGCGCCGACTTTACGCTGGATCCCTCCGGCGGCTTCCAGCTGCGCGGCCCGCTGCGCCTGGGGTTCCGCCAGCTGGATAACGAGCGCTGGCCCGCCTCGCCGCTGTACACGCTCGCCATTACCGATCCCCAGCTGGCGCGCAAGGTGGCCGGCGATGCGACGATCGGCCTGCGGCTGGCGATTACCGGCAGCGGCCAATACGGCGCCGAAGGCGTTAAGATCGCGCAGGCCCTGCTGGGCGACGGCAGCCCGGTCCCCGCGCACCAGCTGCAGCTGAAACTCAATACCCTGGCTGCCGGCGCCTCTGGCGCAACCCATTACTGGATAGACAGCGGGAGCATTTATACCAGATGA
- a CDS encoding SrfA family protein encodes MVKPFLRSGSLDDVLALGENGQPVYACALQLRETLRLRQLQPAADCLAIPQPNESGTRIDWYAPFPGKVTSWLAASDAQRAQAVRQLERCRESFNALIAQTQASVHPSHRLFGALLAKAMQIPDPNHVYLVEGKPVLTFWGFIKPQAQSQNDPLAWLRPAEPPAEQPAPRPVAEPMAKPAPETVPPAPPRRRPRRFMLPALMLIALLAVAGWLSRSAAPPAPAPASPPLALAERPAAPAFRLQLPLAHATLMPPAPVALPPADKNSLVLPADAVKAGSTRFLNGNWRATVALKDPLTGKRPSLQYRLNGGKGTASITYGGAIRCRAPVEAGLMQSGNLVINSRSKARCSDGSRYPVPEIVCKQNEAGPAECSGRYDADRVYPITLKRESK; translated from the coding sequence ATGGTGAAACCCTTTTTACGCAGTGGCAGTTTGGACGACGTGCTTGCATTAGGCGAAAACGGCCAGCCGGTCTACGCCTGTGCGCTGCAGCTGCGGGAAACCCTGCGTCTGCGCCAGTTGCAACCGGCCGCCGATTGCCTGGCGATCCCCCAACCGAACGAGAGCGGTACGCGCATCGACTGGTATGCCCCTTTCCCGGGAAAAGTCACTTCCTGGCTGGCGGCGAGCGATGCCCAGCGCGCGCAGGCCGTGCGCCAGCTGGAACGTTGCCGGGAATCCTTCAATGCGCTGATCGCCCAGACGCAGGCTTCCGTTCACCCCAGCCATCGGCTGTTCGGCGCGCTGCTGGCCAAGGCGATGCAGATCCCCGACCCAAACCATGTCTATCTGGTCGAGGGTAAACCGGTGCTGACTTTTTGGGGCTTTATCAAGCCGCAGGCCCAGAGCCAAAACGATCCTCTCGCCTGGCTGCGCCCAGCCGAACCGCCGGCAGAGCAACCGGCGCCGCGTCCGGTGGCGGAACCCATGGCCAAACCGGCGCCTGAAACGGTTCCGCCCGCGCCACCGCGCCGCCGCCCGCGCCGTTTTATGCTGCCCGCGCTGATGCTGATTGCCCTGCTGGCGGTGGCCGGCTGGCTAAGCCGTTCGGCCGCGCCTCCCGCACCGGCCCCGGCGTCGCCCCCGTTGGCTCTTGCCGAACGCCCCGCCGCGCCGGCGTTCAGGCTGCAGCTGCCGTTAGCGCACGCGACGCTGATGCCACCCGCGCCGGTGGCCCTGCCGCCGGCGGATAAAAACTCGCTGGTGCTGCCCGCCGACGCGGTCAAGGCCGGTTCGACCCGTTTTCTCAACGGCAACTGGCGCGCCACCGTGGCGCTGAAGGATCCCCTCACCGGTAAACGCCCCAGCCTGCAATACCGGCTGAACGGCGGCAAAGGCACCGCCAGCATTACCTACGGCGGCGCTATCCGCTGCCGGGCGCCGGTAGAGGCCGGGCTGATGCAGTCAGGCAACCTGGTGATCAACAGCCGCAGCAAAGCGCGCTGCAGCGACGGCAGCCGCTACCCCGTACCGGAAATCGTCTGCAAGCAAAACGAGGCGGGGCCGGCGGAATGCAGCGGCCGCTACGATGCGGACAGGGTCTATCCCATAACGTTAAAGCGCGAGAGTAAATGA
- a CDS encoding DMT family transporter, with the protein MDSQSEKSLVVTGLDRRGSGRATQGWANGFLGMLIFSGSLPATRVAVLELDPLFLTAVRAAIAALLALCALWVTRQARPARADLPALLSVAIGVVIGFPLLTALALQHTTSAHSLVYIGLLPLATACFGVLRGGERPKPAFWAFSVAGGLLVAAFALSQSSGGGWQGDALMVGAVLLCGLGYAEGAVLSRRIGGWQVISWALALALPLTLAAAILTAPGGWPAVSGGAWLSLFYVSVFSMWIGFIFWYRGLAQGGIAAIGQLQLLQPFFGLALAGLVLHERVQPAMIAVMAGVLVCVFGAKRFAR; encoded by the coding sequence ATGGACAGTCAGTCAGAAAAATCTCTCGTTGTTACCGGCCTCGATCGTCGCGGCTCAGGGCGTGCGACCCAGGGTTGGGCCAACGGCTTTTTGGGTATGCTTATTTTCAGCGGATCGCTGCCCGCCACCCGGGTGGCGGTGCTGGAGCTGGATCCGCTGTTCCTGACGGCCGTCAGAGCGGCGATCGCCGCCCTGCTGGCGTTGTGCGCGCTGTGGGTAACGCGCCAGGCGCGGCCGGCGCGGGCCGATCTGCCGGCGTTGCTGTCGGTGGCGATCGGCGTGGTGATCGGCTTCCCGCTGCTGACGGCGTTGGCGTTACAGCACACGACCTCCGCGCACTCATTGGTGTATATCGGCCTGCTGCCGCTGGCGACGGCTTGTTTTGGCGTGTTGCGCGGCGGGGAGCGACCCAAACCGGCATTTTGGGCATTTTCCGTCGCGGGCGGCCTGCTGGTGGCGGCCTTCGCGCTGAGCCAGAGCAGCGGCGGCGGCTGGCAGGGCGATGCCCTGATGGTGGGAGCGGTGCTGCTGTGCGGCCTGGGTTATGCCGAGGGCGCAGTGCTGTCGCGGCGGATTGGCGGCTGGCAGGTGATTTCCTGGGCGCTGGCGCTCGCTTTGCCGCTGACGCTGGCGGCGGCCATCCTGACGGCACCGGGCGGCTGGCCCGCCGTCAGCGGCGGTGCCTGGCTGTCGCTGTTCTACGTCTCGGTGTTCAGCATGTGGATAGGTTTTATATTCTGGTATCGCGGCCTGGCGCAGGGCGGCATTGCGGCCATCGGGCAGCTGCAGCTGTTGCAACCCTTTTTTGGCCTGGCGCTGGCGGGGCTGGTGCTGCATGAACGCGTCCAGCCGGCGATGATCGCCGTGATGGCCGGCGTGTTGGTCTGCGTGTTCGGCGCCAAGCGTTTTGCCCGCTAG
- the pdxR gene encoding MocR-like pyridoxine biosynthesis transcription factor PdxR, whose protein sequence is MPRKAKVVEVPAIGQLDRQAGRLSHQLARALRNAIHKGELKAGDLLPSTRRLSSALSLARGTVLEAFAQLTAEGFLEPQPGSGTRVARSLEPRRARQSPARPHATDPIPLPQQARRLADFAAQVRPLPPVPFAVSVPTGDTAPDDIWRRLGNRIRARGPGAPSGYGDPMGALPLREAICEYVRRSRSVSCTPQQVMITSGTQQGLYLAAQLLLDAGEAAWVEDPAYSGITAIFDSVFNDRRMIRVPVADDGIDVAAGQALANRARAVFVTPSHQYPLGMPMSMAKRTALLAWAKEQQAWIVEDDYDSEMRYAGHPFPSLQGLDPGRVIYLGTFSKVLFPSLRLGYAIVPEPLIDAFCGARMLMDRHPPSADQHVLASFIAEGYLDRHIRKMRGVYAEKRRVLIEAINAHVDPALAWLQPCDQGMHTVLWLQAGLDDLQVARSANQAGLSLRAVSPMYAAGTGKPGLVLGLGGYTDLAVNRAVQKLGQVIQACAAGPAP, encoded by the coding sequence ATGCCGAGAAAAGCCAAAGTCGTTGAGGTTCCCGCCATTGGCCAGCTCGATCGCCAGGCGGGCCGGCTGAGCCATCAGTTGGCCCGGGCGCTGCGCAACGCCATCCATAAGGGCGAGCTCAAAGCCGGCGATCTGCTGCCCTCCACTCGCCGGCTATCGAGCGCGCTCAGCCTGGCCAGGGGCACGGTGCTGGAGGCTTTCGCCCAGCTGACCGCCGAAGGCTTTCTCGAACCGCAGCCGGGTTCCGGCACCCGCGTGGCCCGTTCGCTGGAGCCGCGCCGTGCACGCCAGTCCCCCGCCAGGCCGCACGCTACCGACCCGATACCACTGCCGCAGCAGGCGCGGCGGCTGGCCGACTTCGCCGCCCAGGTGCGCCCGCTGCCGCCGGTACCCTTCGCCGTTTCGGTACCCACCGGCGACACCGCGCCGGACGATATCTGGCGCAGGCTGGGCAATCGCATCCGCGCACGCGGGCCGGGTGCGCCGTCAGGCTACGGCGATCCCATGGGGGCGCTGCCGCTGCGCGAAGCCATCTGCGAATACGTTCGCCGTTCCCGCTCCGTCAGCTGCACGCCGCAGCAGGTGATGATCACGTCGGGCACCCAGCAGGGATTGTACCTGGCCGCACAACTGCTGCTGGACGCCGGTGAGGCCGCCTGGGTCGAGGATCCGGCCTATTCGGGCATCACCGCCATTTTTGACAGCGTATTCAACGACCGGCGCATGATCCGGGTGCCGGTCGCCGACGACGGCATCGACGTCGCCGCCGGCCAGGCGCTCGCCAACCGCGCCCGCGCCGTCTTCGTCACCCCCTCGCACCAGTATCCGCTCGGCATGCCGATGAGCATGGCGAAAAGAACCGCCCTGCTGGCGTGGGCAAAAGAGCAGCAGGCCTGGATCGTTGAGGATGATTACGACAGCGAGATGCGCTACGCCGGCCACCCTTTCCCCTCGCTGCAGGGGCTGGATCCCGGCCGGGTGATCTATTTGGGCACCTTCAGCAAAGTGCTGTTCCCCTCGCTGCGGCTGGGCTACGCCATCGTTCCCGAACCGCTGATCGACGCCTTTTGCGGCGCTCGCATGCTGATGGACCGTCATCCGCCCAGCGCCGATCAGCATGTGCTGGCCAGCTTTATCGCCGAGGGTTATCTGGATCGGCATATCCGCAAAATGCGCGGCGTCTATGCGGAAAAACGGCGGGTATTGATTGAGGCGATCAACGCACACGTCGACCCGGCGCTGGCCTGGCTGCAGCCCTGCGATCAGGGCATGCATACGGTGCTGTGGCTGCAGGCGGGTCTCGACGACCTGCAGGTGGCGCGCAGCGCCAACCAGGCCGGGCTCTCGCTGCGCGCGGTGTCGCCAATGTACGCCGCCGGCACCGGCAAACCGGGGTTAGTGCTCGGATTGGGCGGCTACACCGATCTGGCGGTCAATCGGGCGGTGCAAAAGCTCGGCCAGGTTATTCAGGCTTGCGCCGCAGGCCCGGCGCCCTAG